Proteins encoded within one genomic window of Amycolatopsis sp. 2-15:
- a CDS encoding cation:proton antiporter, protein MDPAVESKDSDGDAARSRPFDHHGKGDPMGGLTALAIVVVAYTLVASKLDRWWISGPMVFVAAGTILGPAVLNVLPLSLTTEAVLTVTEVTLALLLFSDASTVRLREVEGDAGLPSRLLFLGLPLTILAGALVAHLVFPGIPWAAAALIATILAPTDTALGLAVVTNKLVPMRIRRALNVESGLNDGIATPFVTLFIAILAADEGLGDRAWGLEALEQIGLAIIAAVVVGYLGGMLMALAKEHGWTNNVSEQIAILALALLAYEGSVAIGGNGFVAAFAGGILFGAATRRRLDEPVQFTETLGLSATFLVWSAFGALFLGELFTHRLSAQPIIYAILSLTVIRMVPVALALLATRLRLATLAFMGWFGPRGLASVVFTLIALEEIERADDGGMLLQTATWTILLSVVLHGVTASPLAARYGAHIAKRGDVPEQAPASEPRIRLRDLAGRHAPEAEPQKPA, encoded by the coding sequence GTGGACCCGGCCGTCGAATCGAAGGATTCAGACGGTGACGCCGCCCGGAGCCGGCCGTTTGATCATCATGGCAAGGGGGATCCGATGGGTGGCCTGACCGCTCTCGCCATCGTCGTCGTTGCGTACACGCTGGTGGCGTCGAAGCTCGACCGCTGGTGGATCTCCGGGCCCATGGTGTTCGTTGCCGCCGGTACGATCCTCGGTCCCGCTGTGCTGAATGTTCTTCCGTTGTCGCTGACCACCGAGGCGGTCCTGACCGTCACTGAGGTGACGCTGGCCCTGCTCCTGTTTTCCGATGCCTCGACCGTTCGCCTGCGCGAGGTGGAGGGCGATGCGGGTCTGCCCTCACGGTTGCTGTTCCTCGGGCTACCGCTGACGATCCTCGCCGGCGCGCTGGTCGCCCACCTCGTGTTTCCCGGCATCCCGTGGGCAGCAGCAGCACTGATCGCGACAATTCTGGCGCCGACCGACACGGCGCTCGGATTGGCGGTTGTCACCAACAAGCTGGTTCCGATGCGGATTCGGCGGGCGCTCAACGTCGAAAGCGGCCTCAACGACGGAATCGCGACGCCGTTCGTCACCCTGTTCATCGCGATCCTGGCCGCCGATGAAGGTCTCGGCGACCGCGCATGGGGACTCGAAGCGTTGGAGCAGATCGGGCTGGCCATCATCGCCGCCGTCGTCGTCGGATATCTCGGCGGAATGCTGATGGCGTTGGCCAAGGAACACGGTTGGACCAACAACGTGTCCGAGCAGATCGCCATCCTTGCCCTCGCGCTGCTCGCCTACGAGGGGTCAGTCGCGATCGGCGGGAACGGATTCGTCGCGGCGTTCGCGGGGGGCATCTTGTTCGGCGCCGCGACGAGACGCCGCCTGGACGAACCAGTCCAGTTCACTGAGACGCTCGGTTTGTCGGCCACATTCCTGGTGTGGTCGGCCTTCGGCGCGCTATTCCTCGGCGAACTGTTCACCCATAGGCTCTCCGCTCAACCCATCATCTACGCAATCCTGAGCCTCACCGTGATCAGGATGGTGCCCGTAGCGCTCGCGTTGCTCGCAACTCGGCTGCGACTGGCCACCTTGGCGTTCATGGGCTGGTTCGGCCCGCGCGGCCTCGCGTCTGTCGTCTTCACTCTCATCGCCTTGGAGGAGATCGAGCGTGCCGACGACGGCGGGATGCTCCTGCAGACCGCCACGTGGACCATCCTGCTCTCCGTCGTGCTTCACGGCGTTACAGCGTCACCGCTGGCCGCCCGGTACGGAGCCCATATCGCGAAACGGGGAGATGTTCCGGAACAGGCGCCGGCAAGCGAGCCGCGGATCCGGCTTCGCGACCTGGCAGGACGCCATGCGCCAGAAGCAGAGCCGCAAAAACCCGCCTGA
- a CDS encoding DUF1254 domain-containing protein: MSGAVKREVSAVRFSGISTPDRVESRLGTLEFTDGAPSESTAQLLYDNLDFVHGVEAFINAFPGASLEAMRQGFLSIGVEDNSVLLFSELMDSASLFLTANCDTVYFLSFVDLTDGPMVLDVPPLGPPSGILGTIDDTWFRWVTDFGLPGPDRAQGGRYLIVGPGYDGKLPDSGYHVSRARTTRVIVLGRAFMVDNDPAPTVAAIRDGLRISKYVPGGQGTAVATFLAGEAPLAVVPPVPVTQFVEGSGVSFNTIPPNDFTYWDMINNLVQQEPAGAGEPETLGLLAAVGIVKDQPFNPDARMRKILEEAVVVGNATARTVSISPRPEEGFAYYPDSQWFNMLFIGGYRFLDPPPEVTADGVVPGPTDGARKLNARTAFFYPYTGITPAMCMRLTGIGSQYIMTMRDGAGEYFDGGRSYRLTLPPDIPENRFWSVMVYDRQTRSMLQTDQAKPAVGSQSGTVETNPDGSTDVYIGPTPPDGKTGNWLQTVPGKGFFAILRLYSPLQPFFDKTWRPSEIEPM; encoded by the coding sequence ACAGCGCAGTTGCTGTACGACAACCTCGATTTCGTGCACGGGGTGGAGGCGTTCATCAATGCCTTTCCCGGCGCGTCGCTGGAGGCCATGCGCCAGGGGTTCCTGTCCATCGGAGTCGAGGACAACTCGGTCCTGCTGTTCTCGGAGTTGATGGACTCGGCATCGCTGTTCCTGACCGCGAACTGCGACACGGTGTACTTCCTCAGCTTCGTTGATCTGACCGACGGGCCGATGGTGCTTGATGTGCCCCCGCTCGGTCCGCCGTCCGGGATTCTCGGCACCATCGATGACACGTGGTTTCGGTGGGTCACCGACTTCGGTCTTCCCGGGCCTGATCGCGCGCAAGGTGGCCGATACCTGATCGTCGGGCCGGGATACGACGGGAAATTGCCGGACAGCGGCTACCACGTTTCCCGAGCACGGACGACGCGCGTCATCGTCTTGGGCCGGGCGTTTATGGTCGACAACGATCCTGCTCCGACCGTGGCGGCGATCCGAGACGGGCTCCGCATCTCCAAGTATGTCCCGGGTGGTCAGGGCACGGCGGTGGCGACGTTCCTCGCGGGTGAAGCGCCGTTGGCGGTTGTGCCGCCGGTGCCCGTGACCCAGTTCGTCGAAGGTTCGGGAGTTTCGTTCAACACCATCCCGCCGAACGACTTCACCTACTGGGACATGATCAACAATCTCGTCCAGCAGGAGCCAGCCGGGGCCGGCGAGCCTGAAACGCTGGGTCTGCTCGCGGCCGTCGGGATCGTCAAGGATCAGCCGTTCAATCCGGACGCGCGCATGCGCAAGATCCTCGAGGAGGCCGTGGTCGTCGGCAACGCGACGGCTCGCACTGTCTCCATCTCGCCGCGACCGGAGGAAGGCTTCGCCTACTACCCCGACTCGCAATGGTTCAACATGCTCTTCATCGGCGGGTACCGGTTCCTCGACCCACCGCCGGAGGTCACAGCTGACGGCGTCGTGCCCGGCCCGACTGACGGGGCGCGCAAACTCAACGCTCGCACCGCGTTCTTCTACCCCTACACCGGCATCACTCCGGCGATGTGCATGCGCCTCACCGGCATCGGCTCGCAATACATCATGACCATGCGCGACGGTGCCGGGGAGTACTTTGACGGCGGCCGCAGCTATCGTCTCACCCTCCCGCCCGACATCCCCGAGAACCGCTTTTGGTCGGTGATGGTCTACGACCGCCAGACCCGTTCCATGCTCCAGACCGACCAGGCCAAACCGGCTGTCGGGAGCCAGTCCGGCACCGTCGAGACCAACCCGGATGGCTCGACAGATGTCTACATCGGACCAACTCCTCCCGACGGCAAGACCGGCAACTGGCTCCAAACCGTCCCCGGCAAAGGATTTTTCGCCATTCTTCGGCTCTACAGCCCACTACAGCCGTTCTTCGACAAGACCTGGCGCCCCAGCGAGATCGAACCGATGTAG